One part of the Streptomyces lydicus genome encodes these proteins:
- the ccrA gene encoding crotonyl-CoA carboxylase/reductase, translating to MNKILDAILSPDATGADFAALPLPESYRAVTVHKDEAEMFAGLPTKDKDPRKSLHVEDVPVPELGPGEALVAVMASSVNYNSVWTSIFEPLSTFGFLERYGKLSPLTKRHDLPYHVIGSDLAGVVLRTGPGVNAWGPGDEVVAHCLSVELESSDGHNDTMLDPEQRIWGFETNFGGLAEIALVKSNQLMPKPKHLSWEEAAAPGLVNSTAYRQLVSRNGAGMKQGDNVLIWGASGGLGSYATQFALAGGANPICVVSSEQKADICRAMGAEAIIDRSAEGYKFWKDEQTQDPKEWKRFGKRIREFTGGEDIDIVFEHPGRETFGASVYVTRKGGTITTCASTSGYMHEYDNRYLWMSLKRIIGSHFANYREAWEANRLIAKGKIHPTLSKTYSLDETGQAAYDVHRNLHQGKVGVLALAPEEGMGVRDEEMRAKHLDAINRFRNV from the coding sequence GTGAACAAGATCCTGGACGCAATCCTCTCCCCCGACGCGACCGGTGCGGACTTCGCCGCACTGCCCCTCCCCGAGTCCTACCGCGCGGTGACCGTGCACAAGGACGAGGCCGAGATGTTCGCCGGCCTGCCCACGAAGGACAAGGACCCCCGCAAGTCGCTGCACGTCGAGGACGTGCCGGTGCCCGAACTCGGCCCCGGTGAGGCGCTGGTGGCCGTGATGGCCTCCTCCGTGAACTACAACTCCGTGTGGACCTCGATCTTCGAGCCGCTCTCGACGTTCGGGTTCCTGGAGCGCTACGGCAAGCTCTCCCCGCTCACCAAGCGCCATGACCTGCCGTACCACGTCATCGGCTCCGACCTGGCCGGCGTCGTGCTGCGCACCGGTCCCGGCGTCAACGCCTGGGGCCCCGGCGACGAGGTCGTCGCGCACTGCCTGTCCGTCGAGCTGGAGTCCTCCGACGGCCACAACGACACGATGCTCGACCCCGAGCAGCGCATCTGGGGCTTCGAGACCAACTTCGGCGGACTGGCCGAGATCGCGCTGGTCAAGTCCAACCAGCTGATGCCCAAGCCCAAGCACCTGAGCTGGGAGGAGGCGGCGGCGCCGGGCCTGGTGAACTCCACCGCGTACCGCCAGCTGGTCTCCCGCAACGGCGCCGGCATGAAGCAGGGCGACAACGTCCTGATCTGGGGCGCCAGCGGCGGACTCGGCTCGTACGCCACGCAGTTCGCGCTGGCCGGCGGCGCCAACCCGATCTGTGTCGTCTCCAGCGAGCAGAAGGCGGACATCTGCCGCGCGATGGGCGCCGAGGCGATCATCGACCGCAGCGCCGAGGGCTACAAGTTCTGGAAGGACGAGCAGACCCAGGACCCCAAGGAGTGGAAGCGCTTCGGCAAGCGCATCCGCGAGTTCACCGGCGGCGAGGACATCGACATCGTCTTCGAGCACCCCGGCCGCGAGACCTTCGGCGCGAGCGTCTACGTCACCCGCAAGGGCGGCACCATCACCACCTGCGCCTCGACCTCGGGCTACATGCACGAGTACGACAACCGCTACCTGTGGATGTCGCTGAAGCGCATCATCGGCTCGCACTTCGCCAACTACCGCGAGGCGTGGGAGGCCAACCGCCTGATCGCCAAGGGCAAGATCCACCCCACCCTGTCGAAGACCTACAGCCTCGACGAGACCGGCCAGGCGGCGTACGACGTG